One segment of Aquimarina sp. BL5 DNA contains the following:
- a CDS encoding M23 family metallopeptidase has translation MSKVKYYYDSETLSYRRIEQKKGRKFGFAILGVLGAFLAGFVLLLIYLNIPQLETPKEKAYKRELENMKLQYALMNKQLKKDHAVLDEIAERDDNIYRLYFGAPPIPAEVREAGFGGVNRYKGYEGYDNSEMIIESQKQIDKLTKQIAVQSISLDEIKDLAEQKEELLSTIPAIQPIQNSDLKRMASGYGWRSDPFTKARKFHYGMDFSAATGTPIYASGNGVVTRADANSTGYGKHVRIDHGFNYVSLYAHLNKYNVKKGQKVKRGDVIGYVGSTGRSVAPHLHYEIFKDGERINPRNFYYGSLTSEEFNIMLEASKLINETLD, from the coding sequence ATGTCAAAGGTTAAATATTACTACGATAGCGAGACGCTATCTTATCGTAGAATTGAGCAAAAGAAAGGACGCAAATTTGGCTTTGCTATTTTAGGTGTTCTCGGTGCTTTTTTAGCTGGTTTTGTGTTATTATTAATCTACCTAAACATCCCTCAATTAGAGACTCCCAAGGAAAAAGCATATAAACGAGAATTGGAAAACATGAAGCTTCAGTATGCGCTTATGAACAAACAACTGAAGAAAGATCATGCGGTTCTAGACGAAATTGCAGAAAGAGATGATAATATATATAGACTTTATTTTGGTGCTCCACCAATTCCTGCAGAAGTAAGAGAAGCTGGTTTTGGAGGAGTTAATAGATATAAAGGTTATGAAGGTTATGATAACTCAGAAATGATTATCGAAAGCCAAAAGCAAATAGATAAGCTCACTAAACAAATAGCAGTACAATCTATTTCTCTGGATGAAATTAAAGATTTAGCAGAGCAAAAAGAAGAATTGTTATCCACAATACCAGCCATCCAACCTATACAAAACTCTGATTTAAAACGCATGGCTTCGGGATATGGATGGAGGAGTGATCCTTTTACAAAAGCAAGAAAGTTCCATTATGGCATGGATTTTTCTGCTGCTACAGGAACTCCAATATACGCTTCTGGTAACGGTGTAGTTACTAGAGCAGATGCTAATTCTACAGGTTATGGAAAGCACGTTCGTATCGACCACGGTTTTAACTATGTGAGTCTTTATGCCCACTTAAATAAATACAATGTAAAAAAAGGGCAGAAAGTAAAACGTGGAGATGTTATAGGTTATGTAGGAAGTACCGGGAGATCTGTTGCCCCTCACTTACATTACGAAATATTCAAAGATGGTGAACGCATCAATCCACGTAACTTTTACTATGGAAGTTTAACTTCTGAAGAATTTAATATAATGCTAGAAGCTTCCAAATTGATTAATGAAACCTTAGATTAA